A region from the Branchiostoma floridae strain S238N-H82 chromosome 9, Bfl_VNyyK, whole genome shotgun sequence genome encodes:
- the LOC118423282 gene encoding uncharacterized protein LOC118423282, which produces MSNMKRAVGVGVPLMLILAVSAYLILTASKKDPLSEPGHRVIKRSLPLHSELEDALKAAAAEDAPAYVKDKRFLPAIANLAGNLLSSGGSFDAGKLTDTIKQLGGMENMGPDILAQSVQQEAEVTAEVEKEVAEDTVDKIFGKAELEKKEDDGAGDDDDGGGGQEHEIKAEVDFVAQKGMVEDDMFAPPGMQMKIDVEEDPRTDSEPDESSQPKAFSYPMGMGPALMNGCFGTGYKKGDPCWNKKAFSPVCENMMEGCAYIGVGFDGRGDYSSTSRRKTVVQRNCKNKGSYRNEDVPDTMNVHGIFDTDVGSYVYESRQAYRHSLQMKAGVSFSGFGFQAAVESAYGKESSSQKQSFMSLIQCDVIRYEIFLDEITPDTLSLPFLRDFLALPKNFIEGKAKLQRFIIRYGTHFIKSAKFGGSFRLFKTQEASKSESMEDFSIQAQASYNSLFFNAGGHFGMGMSSGSSQSSKTSNTHVTVEGGDQEVASIVADFYSTGFKDTFTEWLKSIPTYPKPIEMFMGTMSELLDMNYKLLFPFDISDVADGCFSENLKTEDITGRKYYEVQKLVNNSSGVMESATEKRYCDFTSVDKFQDGLDKKRLALERAIVMYMEEGPVPTTDFRLTGGKPGCTTEDLGVKGGSSGTTYPKWIELINGDTYKIIFDIPEDINYEITKNTEAFLVYARGKWNCHTAGSPMHMYNSRNNGGSGDTNNKKVSCFGFVMTYDEASGTFDVTPQDQDASKQVLGNLPRNYANLDVARAEYVSPLEHSQAKGGRSLAAILEAPCTVKWSNSYQIKPAEEGGKCLYFVAASSGDIFVVFSAIPRDKTTWYHLQISYQGVALYKGMKLVKYEGAKNARSLGDSKLFQPYFICLEEDSANQRTYIKYGIGSDTSEKGLVYMVYNDVGPPLGIRFYSFGSGEKDVEIMDARIIEGGAQGEMECTGGTIMKDGKCVEDCHPECNGCIPMSPGSKLDTECRSCKHFSFEKGGGVIQCVAECPAGTEPASDGKTCACSDFVFQNDDGSSRCVTACGTGFVPGSDGKTCVAAIKWRNDFRCGRQFPAPGASPGRCNPKSNAPCCSNQEGGRCGALPGHCGCSKCFDFRKGVNVALLKPAYQSSGEAPASRAVDGDTNSDFGGNSCTHSRAENSPTWYVDLGETSKVTSVVIYNRDDCCGDRLNPFNIHIGDFRTVTDNPKCGGDQRIDLSKPSISVSCPGMRGRYVGIRLPGANRILSLCEVQVFARICPEGNRIVLPSGKTYTVPESSSAYEGAQEECRRQGGIVAIPRDKEEQRNLVFLKNCVSRDDQFWLGMKKTAGVWRDGRGTALGSFTSWASGEPNNRYNCAHIVFGDKEGERRDKWAGATCLLRFRYVCEIQDG; this is translated from the exons ATGTCCAACATGAAGAGGGCAGTGGGTGTGGGAGTACCCTTGATGCTGATCTTGGCCGTCTCCGCGTACCTCATCCTGACTGCGTCAAAGAAGGACCCATTGTCTGAACCCGGACACCGCGTCATCAAAAGGTCCCTAC CATTGCATTCTGAACTCGAAGATGCCCTTaaagcagcagctgctgaagacGCCCCTGCTTACGTCAAGGACAAACGCTTCCTCCCGGCCATTGCGAATCTTGCTGGGAACCTTTTAT CATCAGGAGGGAGCTTCGATGCAGGAAAACTGACCGACACAATAAAACAACTGGGCGGTATGGAGAACATGGGACCGGACATCCTGGCGCAAAGTGTGCAACAGGAGGCTGAGGTCACGGCAGAAGTGGAAAAAGAGGTGGCAGAGGACACGGTTGATAAGATATTTGGAAAAG CTGAacttgaaaagaaagaagatgaCGGAGCCGGTGATGATGACGACGGTGGTGGCGGCCAGGAACATGAGATAAAG GCTGAAGTGGACTTCGTTGCACAGAAAGGCATGGTGGAGGATGACATGTTCGCTCCACCAGGGATGCAGATGAAAATAGACGTGGAGGAAGACCCGAG GACGGACAGCGAACCCGATGAAAGCTCCCAACCAAAGGCGTTCTCTTACCCCATGGGAATGGGTCCTGCTCTGATGAACGGATGTTTCGGAACAGGATACAAAAAGGGCGATCCCTGCTGGAATAAGAAGGCTTTCAGCCCAGTCTGCGAG AACATGATGGAGGGGTGTGCCTACATCGGGGTCGGCTTTGATGGTCGCGGAGACTACAGCAGCACGTCCAGAAGGAAAACAGTCGTGCAGCGGAACTGTAAAAACAAGGGCTC GTACCGCAATGAGGACGTTCCTGACACCATGAACGTTCATGGCATCTTTGACACGGACGTGGGGTCCTACGTCTATGAGTCCAGACAGGCGTATCGTCACTCCCTTCAGATGAAAGCCGGAGTGTCATTTTCCGGATTTGGCTTCCAG GCTGCCGTTGAGTCAGCATATGGGAAGGAGTCATCATCACAGAAGCAGTCCTTCATGTCTCTTATTCAGTGTGACGTGATCAG GTATGAAATCTTCCTGGATGAGATCACGCCGGACACCCTGAGTCTGCCCTTCCTGCGGGACTTTTTGGCTCTTCCGAAAAATTTCATCGAGGGGAAGGCAAAGCTTC AACGGTTCATCATCCGCTATGGAACCCATTTCATCAAGTCAGCAAAGTTTGGCGGTTCCTTCAGGCTGTTTAAGACACAAGAAGCCTCCAAGAGTGAAAGCATGGAGGATTTCTCCATCCAGGCCCAGGCTTCTTATAATTCTCTTTTCTTCAACGCCGGTGGTCACTTTGGAATGGGAATGTCTAGTGGATCCTC GCAGTCTTCCAAGACTTCCAACACACACGTGACAGTAGAAGGAGGCGACCAGGAAGTTGCCTCCATCGTAGCTGACTTCTACTCCACCGGCTTCAAAGACACCTTCACCGAGTGGCTGAAGTCCATCCCTACATACCCCAAACCCATCGAGATGTTCATGGGCACCATGTCGGAGCTGTTGGACATGAACTACAAACTTCTCTTTCCCTTTGACATCAGTGATGTTGCAGACGGCTGCTTCAGTGAAAA CCTGAAGACCGAAGACATCACAGGAAGAAAGTACTATGAGGTGCAGAAGCTGGTAAACAACAGCAGCGGAGTGATGGAATCTGCCACTGAGAAACG ATATTGTGACTTCACGTCAGTGGACAAGTTTCAAGACGGACTGGACAAGAAACGGCTCGCATTGGAAAGGGCAATAGTTATGTACATGGAAGAG ggACCAGTGCCCACAACTGATTTCCGCCTAACGGGGGGCAAACCTGGATGTACGACTGAAGACTTGGGCGTGAAGGGGGGAAGTTCCGGAACTACCTACCCAAAATGGATCGAACTCATCAATGGTGACACTTATAAG ATCATATTTGATATTCCTGAAGACATCAACTACGAAATTACGAAGAACACAGAGGCCTTCCTAGTTTATGCCAGGGGAAA ATGGAATTGTCACACTGCCGGATCaccaatgcacatgtacaacagCCGTAACAATGGCGGGAGTGGCGATACCAACAACAAGAAG GTCTCCTGCTTTGGTTTTGTGATGACATACGATGAAGCATCCGGAACGTTTGATGTCACACCTCAAGACCAAGATGCATCCAAACAG GTTTTGGGGAACTTGCCACGCAACTACGCAAACTTGGATGTTGCCAGAGCTGAGTATGTCAGCCCGTTAGAGCACTCCCAGGCAAAGGGGGG CCGTTCTTTAGCCGCTATACTCGAGGCGCCCTGCACGGTGAAGTGGTCCAATTCTTACCAAATCAAGCCCGCGGAGGAGGGAGGAAAGTGTCTGTACTTCGTTGCGGCGTCTTCAGGCGACATTTTTGTGGTGTTCTCCGCCATTCCGAGGGATAAGACCACCTGGTACCATCTCCAGATCAGTTACCAGGGTGTTGCGCTCTACAAG GGAATGAAGCTGGTGAAATACGAGGGAGCGAAGAATGCCCGAAGTCTCGGTGACTCCAAACTGTTCCAGCCGTACTTCATTTGCCTGGAGGAAGACAGTGCAAACCAGCGAACCTACATCAAGTATGGCATCGGCTCTGACACTTCC GAGAAAGGACTAGTCTACATGGTCTACAATGATGTGGGTCCACCATTGGGTATCCGTTTCTACTCCTTTGGAAGCGGGGAAAAGGACGTAGAGATCATGGACGCCCGAATCATCGAGGGAGGGGCACAGGGAGAGATGGAATGTACGGGAGGAACTATCATGAAGGATGGGAAGTGTGTGGAAGACTGTCACCCCGAGTGTAACG GATGTATCCCCATGTCCCCTGGATCGAAGCTCGACACGGAATGCCGCAGTTGTAAGCACTTTTCTTTTGAAAAGGGCGGTGGAGTTATCCAGTGCGTCGCAGAATGCCCAGCCGGTACCGAACCAGCCTCCGACGGCAAGACATGCGCATGTAGTGACTTTGTCTTCCAAAACGATGACGGAAGTTCCCGATGCGTCACGGCATGCGGAACCGGTTTCGTACCGGGCTCCGATGGCAAGACTTGCGTTG CGGCAATTAAGTGGAGAAATGACTTTCGGTGTGGAAGGCAGTTTCCAGCCCCAGGAGCGAGCCCTGGGCGGTGTAACCCTAAGTCAAATGCGCCCTGTTGTTCGAATCAAGAGGGCGGACGGTGCGGGGCCTTGCCAGGTCACTGTGGATGCAGTAAATGTTTTGACTTTCGCAAAG GGGTCAATGTCGCGTTGCTGAAGCCAGCTTACCAAAGCAGCGGGGAAGCTCCTGCCAGCCGTGCCGTAGATGGCGACACCAACAGTGACTTTGGCGGTAACTCCTGCACCCACTCTAGAGCAGAAAACAGCCCCACCTGGTATGTGGACCTTGGTGAAACGTCCAAGGTTACAAG TGTTGTCATCTACAACCGCGATGACTGCTGTGGAGATcgactcaaccccttcaacatccacatcggggactTCCGCACGGTCACCGACAACCCCAAGTGTGGTGGGGATCAGCGAATCGACCTGAGCAagccgtccatttccgtctcATGTCCGGGAATGCGGGGGCGCTATGTGGGCATCCGTCTTCCCGGAGCCAACCGTATACTGTCCCTGTGTGAAGTCCAAGTATTTGCAC GAATCTGTCCGGAAGGCAACCGAATCGTACTGCCCAGTGGTAAGACGTACACCGTCCCTGAAAGTAGCTCAGCGTATGAGGGCGCACAGGAAGAATGCAGACGACAAGGCGGCATCGTTGCGATTCCAAGGGACAAAGAGGAACAACGGAACCTGGTGTTCCTAAAGAACTGCGTCAGCAG GGACGATCAGTTTTGGCTTGGTATGAAGAAGACAGCGGGTGTCTGGAGAGACGGCAGGGGCACCGCACTGGGCAGTTTTACGAGCTGGGCGTCCGGGGAGCCGAACAACAGATACAACTGTGCGCACATCGTCTTCGGGGATAAAGAGGGGGAACGACGAGACAAGTGGGCAGGCGCAACCTGCCTCCTACGATTCCGCTACGTCTGCGAGATACAGGATG